In Oryza sativa Japonica Group chromosome 1, ASM3414082v1, the genomic stretch GGTAGAATAGCAAGCTATAaaccagctgcaaatatattttaaggagataaataaagagagataagagcagctagctatagatttgtagccagctgtagcacagaatctaagacacaatgtgtgtataacaagtgagactaggtattaatagtatagtatgtaactattgtataaataagTTATTAGATTGACTACAGATGAATTGAAGCCaaataatattaattaaacttgctctgagaGAGACGTAGTCCAGCTAGCTAAGGCAAAGCCAAGCAGGTCGAGGCGGTTGGTTGGGTGGTATAtttgtggtggtggaggcggtcaGCACCGCATTTGCGTTCTTGGATCCAAACCAACCAAAAGCCAAGccatatagagagagagaagaggcaaAGGCCAAATCTTGAGCTTCTTCttattcctcctcctccatctcctctcctccgatgCTTCACCTCGTCGCCCTAAATTTATCACCCAGAGGCGACTTGGCAAGAGGAGGccgcggaggagagagagattgatagGTAGACAGATATAGGTAGTGATCGATACTAGCTTCAAAAGGAGGGATTTTTTGTTGTTCTTGGAtctttagagagagagagagagagagagaggagatgccGACCGGGGCGATGAAGAGGCTGTTCGttgagtcgtcgtcgtcggcggcggcgtcgaactccggcagggaggcggcggtgctgtGCGCGCCGCGGCCGAGGAGGGTCCAGGTGCACCCTTGCAGCGCTGACCTCATCCTCGGCCCtcctcctttcctcctctcctccaacAACACCAACAAGGTCAGATCTCTCTCTCAAAAATCCCAAACAAAATTCAActcatctctttctcttctccttttttATGTTTGTTCATGTTAAATCATctcttctcctttcttttctttttatgtttGTTCATCATAAATCATCtcatctcttttcttttctttttttatgtttgttcATCTTGTCTGACCAAAGATCTGtaaattttgtttggttgatgcAGCAAAGGGAAGGGAAGagtaaggaggaggaggaggaggggaggtgggAGATGTTCGgagggtcgccgccggcgagggcggaCAACCCGCTCGTCCACGACCCGCACTTCCTGCTCAACCagcgcccccacgccgccgccgccgccgccgcgccggagctCTCGATTTTTGACCACCGGAGCACCCACCACGGCCACCACCCCGcgtacagcagcagcagcagttttGCCCCGTCGTTCGCGCCGGCGGTGAGGATCCAGGGGTTCGACGTCGCCGCCTGCCGGAGCTcgcacggcagcggcggcggcggccgcgtgctGTCCGCCCGCGCCtgatccgccggcggcggctcgccgacGAACCGCCTGTCCCAAAGGGAACGTAAAATCCTCAATCTTGTACAGTTTTCGCCGGCCGCGTTCGCAGTCACCATGGTGAAGTATATAAAGTAATTTTTAGTACGGTTTTATTAACAGCAGATAGTAGGGAGGTTaattaaggaaaaaaaggagTTTAGAAACGATCGCCCGATGCACAGGAGGATGATCAAACCAAccacggaggaggagaggattttTAATCAattattgttcttcttttttttttactgaattgGTTTCTGGATCTCAAGTCTTGTGTTCGTTGAGATGGAAGAGTCAGGTCAGGTGAGGTGTTTTGTAGATATATGTTGTTCTTGTCCATGGTGAGAGAGATAAAGGGCTTGCTTGAGCCATCACCATACTACTAGTGCTACTCTACTACTGCcatgtaaaaagaaaaatccatgGCTGTACTTGTAAAGAAGATGTTTGTGTACATaaacatgatgatgatgatgatgatatggAGCTGTACCATGTAATCGGTTCACTCAAAATCGATCTCCTGTTTCTTGCCAAGAACTTCTGGGTTCCCTGTTGTTTGGTTTCTTGCCTGCCAATTGAACAACAGCACATGACAAGAGGGCGAGTGAATGGTggaagaaagggagaaaaaaatgaatttttttaGCCGGTCTCCCAGCGGATTGAGTGGGATCTTGCTGGCTGGTAGTTGAGCAGAACGAATCGCGATCTCCCATCTCCCAAATCCATAATAATagttcttttccatcacattaacctGTTAtatacacataacttttcagtcatattatttttaattttaattaaaatttaaactttgcaccgaactaaacatagcctaatACTAGTCAGTTTCGTCCTGGACTTTGTCGAGCTGTGTTGTTCAATGTTCACCGCCAAAGTCCCCAACTCCAACCTGCCCCAATCTCATTTGAATGGATCATCTAGCAAGTTTTCCAAGCAACGATCTTTTTAAGAACATTACtatttaaaaaactttctatTGTTCAACTGTGTTTAGattgtaaagttttggcgtatcACATTGTATACGGagacacatttaaagtattaaacatattctaataacaaaacaaactactataaagcctaattaattcgtcattagcaacgaatttattaagcctaattaatccatcattagcaaatgtttactgtaacaccatattatcaaatcattgcgcaattaggtttaaaagatttgtcgcgcaatttacacgcaatctgtgtaattcattattttttcatttatatttaatacttcatattgTATgtacctaaatatttgatatggcagggtgtaaaattttatcgGGAGATCTAAACAGGGCATGATTCATTTGTACACTTAAATAATAAATACTTAGCACAAGAAGAACACACCTAACAGCTCGTGCGAGGCCGTAGGCTTATACAGTACAGTTTGGAGTTCGTTGGTTGCCGAGATTATCTGGCAAGCAGATCGGGCGAGGCGGCTGGTCGGCCGGCGATCTCTCTCCGGATCCCGGCGAAGCGGCCATTGACCAGACCACCGCGTTGAGagagttgagagagagagagtggcgTGGCGGGTTGGGCTTTCGCGTGGATCATCGAACGGACGGGGCGGTGCGTGCGACCACCACGCAACCACGTACGTAGCCCGTAGCCGGCCGCCCTcccgtcgacgtcgtcgtctacTCGTCTCCACACCCATCGTTTTGTTTATTCGTGAAATAAGTTAAAAgacatatatttataaataaaaagtactttatgaaaaaagattatatacatgttcttatttatttaaaagtaaagactgaaaaatgatcttcgataaaaaaaatcttaaatcaattttaaatttaagattaaaattttaaaatttagttaATAAGTATAAATATAAGCGTAAATATGAGTTCCGCTACGTCTatgtggcggtggtggtggtcacgTTTTTTTATGAGAAAAGAGGCAGGCGAGTAGTACACTGCGCCCACCCTGTGTCGTACGCGCGGCGTCGCTGTCGCCGGCGACTAGTCGCGTGGTCCGAGGGGCGGACGAGACGGGATCAACGGAGTTGAGACGAGGCGGGAGCGGGATGCGAAGCTTCCCAGAAGTCCCCGCCTCGTGGCGCACGAGCGACGCACGATGGAGGTGATGAGAGCGAGACAAGAAAGGAAGAGGAGGCTGCTTTGTTAGTTTGTTTTGCTTGGCCTGGCTTTGGCCGTCCTTGTTCTTGTTTGTTGTTTCGATGAGCAGCTTGCTGGCATGTCTTCGTTACTGTCGCCTGCTGCCGCTTCTTGTTTCGTCCACTTCAGAGCAAGTTTTAATACGTAGTAGTATAACTAACTAATAACtctaaattatttatagtcaattttaatagataactcatatatacaatagttatatataaatatatattacactattaatacccgGTCTCACTTATCATACATGTATTGCGTCTTGGAATCCATACTGCAATTGGGTACAAAtatatagcccgctgctcttctctctcctatttTATCTCCTTGACATGTGTTTATAATATGTTATTGTACCCAGGGTTTAACTTAACGTTTTGGAGGAGGTTATCGCCACCCATGGTAAGGTGGTAACCGCCAAAAACCGTGTGAATTTCGTCTTCAAAAATTTGGCGGTTTCGCGGTTACCACACGTTTTGACGTGGTAACCGTGATATTTGCAGAAAACATGAAAAAATGAAAAGgaactaaaaaaaagaaaaatcacttAAATGTGTGTAGAAATTGAGGAAGAATATATAGGACATTTGCAAACCTAGTTTGTGGATGTAAAATACAAAAATGAAGcccaatatattttttctttttctatttcctAAACAATTATTGGTTTTGCCCTCAAATTTGATTCTATCTTactcttttttcaaaaaaaattcttcaccGTCTACCATTAAGAATCACGAACTacatccatgattttttttctgaaaatttgaatttactCAAAATTTCTTAAACCCTAATCCCCGGTAACCGATCCCCTCCCCTGCGTAAGTGCGATAACCGCAATTACTGCATGATAACTTGAACCCTGATTGTACATGCTCTCACAGTGTTCGTTTCGTCTGCTTCGGGGTTTATGCCTTGGCTTTACCCTCTCATATTGATTTGGCTAAAGCACATATGTGATGGAGCAGTTTTTACAACATAACTAAATAGAAAGATGAACATTTATAACAAAATAACTTATGGATGGAATGTCAAACTTCATGTGGCTTATACgatggttttttatttttcccaataaaaaatagtatggtATTTTTGGACTCTGGGATTTTTAACGAATCACATCTAGAAGTTTATATCAAtatagcaaaagaaaaaaaataatcctatAATCTAGGGAACTATAActgaaaaaaagaggaaataaCATAAAAGCCACCGCACCATATGACAACAACGCCTCAAACCGCAAAGCGTGGGAAAATGTTCTTACTTTTAACGGTGAATAtaaaaattgacaaaaaaaaacatactgtaGTTTTGATTAAAATTCAAGATCGGCTTAAGAATTCTAAATCAACAGCTCAAGAAACACATGAGCATGTTTGGGACTTAGGTCTTTTTGGTTGCTAACCATAACTTGTTTACTGTTTGTCACTCCTAAGATTAGCTACAGTTATGATAAAATTTTCTTGCACAAATTAAGTTCTACCATCAATGACTCGGAAAAGTGCGATAATATTATCTTAAGTTTACTAAAGTGTGGTAAATATTTTCGAGCATATAGCCTTAATCAAGTTTACTAACTTCTGTTAGCAAATGGTGATAACATGTGGATGAGAACTAAACAGACCCTTAACTCTTTAGAGGAATCGATGGGTTTAGAGCAGAAAATGATGAATAAGTCATTTCGACCCTTAAACTCTTTACTTTATTTAAAACTTATTAAACTCCAAAACCAcacatttcatcccatttcATTAACCCCTCCCAAACAGTATTTTACCAGCTGGTTTCCAGCTAATTCTGATGTGCCAAACTGGCAATCCTGTCAACATAGAAACTATAAATAGCTGCAATAACCTTAATAAAATTAAGGTCCCTTGATCCGGTACACCGGATCCTGAATCACCAGTGAAAATAGTTGCAGAATAAGTAacaaaagtactccctccatcctatttTAAAACGTAGCTGTGAGTTttgtgtctaacgtttgatcatccatcttatttaaaaatttatgaaaaaaaattaaatcacgCATTATCTA encodes the following:
- the LOC4326943 gene encoding uncharacterized protein, which encodes MPTGAMKRLFVESSSSAAASNSGREAAVLCAPRPRRVQVHPCSADLILGPPPFLLSSNNTNKQREGKSKEEEEEGRWEMFGGSPPARADNPLVHDPHFLLNQRPHAAAAAAAPELSIFDHRSTHHGHHPAYSSSSSFAPSFAPAVRIQGFDVAACRSSHGSGGGGRVLSARA